The proteins below come from a single Aspergillus oryzae RIB40 DNA, chromosome 5 genomic window:
- a CDS encoding MFS transporter (predicted protein): MRTSERDALNRRRSSTLHYQTFETPPPKSRGRPNSGESRSSAADHPHDEPSHNESEGHSPLPKKQMAILAMISLCEQTAFNSISPYLPEMASKFPEVEENLVGVYVGTLATAFAIAQFTTNYFWGWLSDRIGRRPVILLGTILTAVCFVAFGFCKTLAQAIVVQALMGAVNGNQGLVSTCLGEITDRSNQSKAFAYLPVLYGIGGITGPLVGGLLVFHHNPWDSSKPNPYPYLAPNLMAAAVLVLDFVLSIFFLEESLEDPESLPKLQQRVRDFFSWLWQFTSLAKRARYLQPPHPIPYRPFRQDSGDTADHDSDLDSASEASSYRDNHRASLTSSELLNRDTLLLLLTYLVFSLCNVAYNALFPIFSQAAPPTGRGLTPSEIGLAQGFSGFVTIIFQICIFGKLRDKMGNRWSYRAGLFGFVVSFILMPFIGYKGNDSGGLSGKTALLAAELCFVLLVKTIATVGGLTSALLLITNSAPDHAVLGALNGLAQTLSAAGRAVGPFVSGGLFSLSSRIKPKGEALAFGVFAGISFVGFLLSFGIQGRSLEADDWESDSEHYKSDDEEPDS, from the exons ATGAGGACGTCTGAGCGGGACGCCCTCAATCGGCGCCGTTCCTCCACACTACACTATCAGACCTTCGAGACACCGCCACCGAAATCGCGTGGTCGACCAAATTCGGGTGAATCTAGATCCTCGGCAGCAGATCATCCCCACGATGAACCCAGCCATAATGAGTCAGAAGGACACTCCCCATTGCcaaagaagcagatggcTATCCTGGCAATGATCTCCCTCTGCGAACAGACAGCCTTCAATTCGATCAGTCCATACTTGCCTGAAATGGCTTCGAAGTTCCCtgaggtggaagagaatcTGGTTGGCGTATATGTTGGAACACTTGCTACCGCTTTCGCTATAGCACAGTTCACGACAAATTACTTTTGGGGCTGGTTGTCAGACAGAATCGGACGAAGGCCGGTCATTTTGCTGGGTACTATACTGACGGCAGTATGCTTTGTTGCGTTCGGCTTCTGTAAGACTCTGGCTCAGGCGATTGTCGTGCAAGCTTTGATGGGTGCCGTCAATGGCAATCAAGGCCTGGTATCTACTTGCCTGGGTGAAATCACTGACCGGAGTAACCAGTCAAAGGCTTTTGCCTACCTCCCTGTCCTCTATGGAATCGGGGGCATAACAGGTCCTTTAGTGGGCGGCTTGCTTGTCTTTCATCATAACCCGTGGGACAGCAGCAAGCCCAATCCGTATCCATACCTCGCACCCAATCTTATGGCTGCGGCGGTTCTAGTGCTGGACTTTGTCTTGTCGATATTTTTCTTGGAAGAAAGTCTTGAAGACCCCGAAAGTCTACCTAAACTGCAGCAGAGGGTCCgcgatttcttctcctggctGTGGCAGTTTACCAGTCTTGCGAAACGGGCGAGATATCtgcaaccaccacacccTATCCCGTATCGCCCTTTTCGCCAGGATTCTGGAGATACAGCGGACCATGACAGCGACCTTGACTCGGCTTCGGAGGCTTCCAGTTATCGTGACAATCATCGCGCAAGTTTGACATCAAGCGAACTGTTGAACCGGGACACCCTGTTGCTCCTCTTAACATATCTTGTTTTCTCCCTGTGCAACGTTGCCTACAATGCGCTCTTCCCGATCTTCTCGCAGGCTGCTCCTCCCACTGGGCGAGGTCTTACACCCTCAGAAATTGGTCTTGCGCAAGGATTTTCTGGTTTCGTAACGATCATCTTTCAGATCTGTATCTTTGGAAAGTTGAGAGATAAGATGGGAAATCGGTGGTCCTATCGCGCCGGTCTCTTTGGCTTTGTGGTTTCCTTTATCCTGATGCCCTTCATTGGCTACAAGGGTAACGACTCCGGAGGCCTGTCTGGTAAAACCGCGCTCTTAGCCGCTGAGCTATGCTTCGTGTTACTGGTAAAGACAATTGCCACTGTTGGCGGATTAACCAGCGCACTGCTACTA ATCACCAACTCCGCGCCTGACCACGCAGTCTTGGGAGCCCTCAACGGCCTCGCCCAGACCCTATCAGCAGCTGGTCGAGCAGTGGGCCCGTTCGTGTCGGGCGGTCTATTCAGTCTGTCATCGCGAATCAAGCCCAAAGGAGAAGCCTTAGCGTTCGGCGTTTTTGCTGGCATTTCATTCGTTGGATTCCTCCTGAGTTTCGGCATTCAAGGCCGGTCCCTTGAAGCCGATGATTGGGAGAGTGATAGCGAACATTACAAATCTGACGACGAGGAACCAGACTCATAA